A genome region from Lucilia cuprina isolate Lc7/37 chromosome 3, ASM2204524v1, whole genome shotgun sequence includes the following:
- the LOC111680003 gene encoding uncharacterized protein LOC111680003: MKIKKFTLTLALCLFIQFAIADDVEVAKGNEEMSDHDNEVDQVALESEHDSQNQKVLYQHNIQQQPQQQQQQQQGPGPARTSLNYFITGNNKGIPLALGQPFGPPPPPSQLAYQGPPPPLPPQRQAPPPPQPPQQQQVHVPQSLPDLSVGASSTNEIWSSPVQDMAKIISLDVKCEKNGMKVFVQFDKPFYGIVFSKGHYSNMNCVHLPSGLGRTSATFDIGLHECGTSGNTENGLYGYGHESGSGTYFENIIVIQYDPQVQEVWDQARKLRCTWHDQYEKSVTFRPFPVDMLDVVRADFAGDNVGCWMQIQVGKGPWASEVSGLVKIGQTMTMVLAIKDDDSKFDMLVRNCVAHDGKRAPIQLVDQRGCVTRPKLMSRFTKIKNFGASASVLSYAHFQAFKFPDSMEVHFQCTIQICRYQCPDQCSDPNLQEVHHLQVGPESQYGPPPPQLHVDTYHVGSSISKRRDERRVQRRARAVDNEPEVGLNRIIKVVSSGDLTFAIEENANSSTASAAAQTMVFPAREDGLICMTTPGFAITLIILLGILITSCLISAVLYVRLRPFSTITKKERAVAFTNPQLTGTLPVIQIPPPPGHGTLSKNRTHT, from the exons tttgccATAGCCGATGATGTCGAAGTGGCGAAGGGTAACGAGGAAATGTCCGATCATGATAACGAAGTGGATCAAGTTGCCTTAGAAAGTGAACACGATTCACAAAATCAAAAGGTTTTATATCAACATAATATCCAACAACAgccacaacaacagcagcagcaacaacagggTCCCGGTCCAGCCAgaa catctttaaattatttcattacagGCAATAACAAAGGTATTCCTTTAGCTTTAGGACAGCCCTTTGGTCCACCACCACCGCCTTCACAGTTGGCTTACCAAGGACCACCACCACCTTTGCCACCTCAACGACAAGCTCCCCCGCCACCTCAACCtccacaacaacagcaagtaCATGTGCCACAATCACTACCCGACTTGAGTGTGGGTGCTTCATCCACCAATGAAATATGGTCTTCCCCCGTACAGGACATGGCGAAAATAATTTCGCTCGATGTCAAGTGTGAAAAGAATGGCATGAAAGTTTTTGTACAATTCGACAAACCCTTCTATGGTATTGTCTTCTCCAAAGGCCACTACAGCAATATGAATTGTGTTCATTTGCCATCGGGTTTAGGTCGTACTTCGGCCACCTTTGATATTGGTCTACACGAATGCGGTACATCGGGTAATACTGAAAATGGTCTTTATGGTTATGGTCATGAATCGGGTTCAGGCACTTATTTCGAAAACATTATTGTCATACAATACGATCCACAGGTTCAAGAGGTTTGGGATCAAGCCAGAAAACTACGTTGTACTTGGCACGATCAGTATGAAAAGAGTGTTACCTTCCGTCCCTTCCCCGTCGATATGCTAGATGTTGTTAGGGCTGATTTTGCTGGCGATAATGTTGGCTGCTGGATGCAGATACAAGTAGGCAAGGGACCTTGGGCTTCTGAGGTCTCTGGTTTGGTTAAGATTGGTCAGACTATGACCATGGTGTTGGCTATTAAGGATGATGATTCTAAATTCGATATGTTAGTAAGAAATTGTGTGGCCCATGATGGTAAGCGGGCACCCATACAGCTGGTAGATCAAAGAGGTTGTGTTACTAGACCCAAACTAATGTCACGTTTTACTAAGATTAAGAATTTCGGTGCCTCAGCTTCGGTATTGTCCTATGCTCATTTCCAAGCTTTCAAATTCCCCGATTCCATGGAGGTGCATTTCCAATGTACCATACAAATCTGTCGTTATCAGTGTCCTGATCAATGTTCTGATCCTAACCTGCAAGAAGTTCATCACTTGCAGGTGGGACCAGAATCACAATATGGCCCACCACCGCCACAACTACATGTAGATACTTATCATGTGGGCAGTTCTATAAGCAAAAGACGTGATGAACGCCGTGTTCAACGTAGGGCTCGTGCCGTAGATAATGAACCCGAAGTTGGACTCAATCGCATTATTAAAGTCGTCTCTTCCGGTGATTTAACATTTGCCATAGAGGAAAATGCCAATAGTAGTACTGCCAGCGCTGCAGCCCAGACCATGGTCTTCCCCGCCCGAGAAGATGGTCTCATTTGTATGACTACTCCCGGTTTTGCGATAACTTTGATTATTCTATTAGGCATTCTAATAACTTCATGTCTCATTTCCGCCGTTCTCTATGTACGCTTAAGACCCTTCTCGACCATAACGAAAAAAGAACGCGCTGTAGCCTTTACGAATCCACAACTAACAGGTACTTTACCTGTCATACAAATACCACCACCACCAGGGCATGGTACCCTGTCAAAAAACCGGACGCATACATAA